caaaaaatattttttattatgccTTTTAAAATATGAGATTCATAATCTTGATCGGATAATATGAAAAGACTCTGATATATATAGCTAAGttttataatatattgaatGGTGATATTTGATTAGATGttagtatattttataagtTTGAGTTTTAATTGGTGTGAATTTACAAAAATGTAGCTATCTTCGATAGGATCAAGTCATGATGAGATTGACTTTGAGTTTCTTGGGAATTTGAGTGGTGACCCATATATTCTTCATACAAATGTATTCACACAAGGAAAGGGAGATAGAGAGCAACAATTTTATCTTTGGTTTGACCCCACTAAGGACTTTCATACATATTCTATTCTTTGGAATCCTCAAAGCATCATGTAAGTAGTTCCTATCTCTCCCACACTTTTTATTTTGCGTCTCAATATATTACGGGGATAAAAGATCTAAAGTATCTTTAgattttgattgaaattatGGTAATGATATCGAATTTTGATATTagaaatatttgattaatataaatagtaatatgtTCACGTGACACATATATGtctttaaaatatactattaaatagtgcatgGAATAAAAGGTTCTCCATAAAGTTTGGTATCGTCACAACAATTCCGGCCAAAGTTGAAGTTTATTTTAACCTTTTCTCTCTATGATTTGATATAAAgttgtttttaaataatttttaaactcttaaaaaaaattaaaatagatattgATGTgattaaaaatcatttcatgaaagataaaaaagaattttaaagtcaagttattattaattatagaaATGTAACAATGATTTTTAaactcttaaaaaaaattaaaatagatattgATGTgattaaaaatcatttcatgaaagataaaaaagaattttaaagtcaagttattattaattatagaaATGTATCATTCTTTCAGATGaactaaaaaaaatgtgagcaaatcaattattatatttcactTGTATTTTACTAAGTTCTATTTTGGACATTTACTTGGTATTGATATTTTCTAACCTACcgttattatattgataaactTCATTATTAGTTAGTGTAGTACTACTAATAATATTGGAAGGTTTCACGTAATTTATTGTGGGGATTAGTTTTATATTTCCACCCAAGTACCTTTCTTGATTATTCAAAAACAACTCTACTgtaattaattttgattgaacTTTTTGGATTTAGTGCTTATACACAATAagtttaaatcatattttgaattgCTGGATATATTACTACCAAAAAATATCAATGGAAAAATCATTTTGGCCAGAGTAGTTTTtactataaaattaaatatatttatgggACTTACGCCTCATTTCCGATGCCTATGCCTCTCTCCGTGCTGCGTAATCCACCTCTCCCGACTCGTCGTTTTGAAACACTGGTTATAAgtacttttttatataaaatattttactcGCCCCGCCTTTAGAAACACTGATTATATAAGTATCTTTTTTTTCCTCATAAAATACCTCCCAACCCCATCTTTTGAAATACTTATTATAAGTGCTTTTCTACATAAAACACCTCCCCCCTCCGTCCCGCCTTTTGGTAACACTGGTTATAATAAGTACTTTTGTACGATAATACTTTCCCGCCCTGCCTTTTGAAACACTAGTTATAATAAGTAACTTTTTGCATAAAACACCTCTCTCGCCGCCGTTTTTTAAAACACtgatcataaatatttttcttcataaataCTCATCTTCGCCATCTTTTCAAACACTGATTATAAGTACTTTTCTTGAACTTAATTAATTTGTCCTTATATGTTGATTACTAATTAGTACTTATCTTTGACCCcccatttattaaaaaaaatcagattttcagTAGATGGGACACCAATTAGGCAATTCAAGAATCTAGAATCAAGTGGTATCCCCTATCCAAAGTCACAACCAATGTGGATATACTCAAGTTTATGGAATGCAGATGATTGGGCTACAAGAGGTGGACTTGTCAAAATTGATTGGACTAAAGCCCCATTTATTGCTTCATATACAAATTTCAATGCACAAGCTTGTGTATGGTCTTCAActtcaacttcttcttcttgcaATTCTACTACACAAGATTCTTGGCTaagtgaagacttggatatAACAGGCAAATCAAGGATTAAATGGGTGCAAAATAATTACatgatttataattattgtAATGATATTAAACGTTTTCCTCAAGGGTTTCCTCTTGAGTGTTCTCTCAATTAGTGCatataaattaacttaattattgcATTGTAATTAAAATAATGTACTCAGGATTAGTAGAaatgttttgtttgatttgagGAATAAGATGGAGAAATTCCATTTATAcctatttgataatttttaatattacaaGTGATTAGAGGAttttaccttcttttttttttttcaatggaTTGAGTTAACAACGAGTAGGTTATTTACCCGCCTAAAAGATGGTGAAATGGGCTAAAATATGGATCATCACTCAACCCAACAATTCTACTAAGTTTTAGttgctttttatttatttgttttataaatctttaatacctattaaatttttttcttaataatagttatatataacgtatcaaaataaaaagtctctctaaaaatattttgataaaaattgtcATGAGCCCATCATCTAAACAATATATTGATCCAGTTTTTAATGGGCAGAAATGGTTATGCTGACAAATAGGTGGATTAATGACCCAAAGTAGATCTGATTTTGTCACCCCTACTTTTAAGGAGTTAAATATGGATGGATTGAAATTTTAATAGGAGATTTAGTAATGGAATGATTTATTAGATAATTTTAACTTGCATAACATAACTCATTTTTATtacatattcttttatttatttaaatacagCTAAATAGATCTTAGTGGATCTTGGACATATTTATtacatattcttttatttatttaaataccACTAAATAGATCTTAGTGGATCTTGGAGGCTGAAGGGTTCAGGTTGAGCAGGCCGACATAATGTGTGAAGTGAAAATACAATGATGTGATGCATGAGGTAGACATGAAAGTGAGGTTTGACACAcaaaatatttccaaaagagAGATTCATGTATCTTGAGTCTATAATCCTGGAGAGTGGAGACTTCGACGATGATATCACACATTGTAGAAGTGGAGGTTTCCCTCTGGAGCCTTGTGTGATTAAAACGTAGCATTGAAACTGAAAGATAAGTTTTATAGAGAGGCGGTTAATTAGACCAACTTAGATGTATGAGGATGAGTGTTGTAGAGAGGATTTCTGCTTAACCATTAGGATCTTATCCAACTACTTCCTGGTTGCTTTAACACTCCacatttattcatcaatttccTCACATTAGCAAAGTCCTCCCAGTTCTCCCACTGCATAAATAGTTATAAAAGCACATGAACTGTGGGATTATTCTTCCCAGTCTTAAGCAAAAATTCTGCCTTGTCTAACATTGCCA
The window above is part of the Solanum pennellii chromosome 5, SPENNV200 genome. Proteins encoded here:
- the LOC107019104 gene encoding probable xyloglucan endotransglucosylase/hydrolase protein 23 — translated: MQFKNTYTMKTTFLLFLILSFLFSALAGNFNQDFDITWGDDRAKILKNGQLMTLSLDKVSGSGFRSKNQYLFGKIDLKIKLVPGNSAGTVTTYYLSSIGSSHDEIDFEFLGNLSGDPYILHTNVFTQGKGDREQQFYLWFDPTKDFHTYSILWNPQSIIFSVDGTPIRQFKNLESSGIPYPKSQPMWIYSSLWNADDWATRGGLVKIDWTKAPFIASYTNFNAQACVWSSTSTSSSCNSTTQDSWLSEDLDITGKSRIKWVQNNYMIYNYCNDIKRFPQGFPLECSLN